Genomic window (Paenibacillus sp. 37):
TCGCAATTTGCAGATATGATCGCCGATGAAAATAATACGTATCCATGTGTACCTGGACGAATGGGATTTCTGTCCGGACATTTGAGGTATGGCTTTACGTGTGACCCCCGATCTGAACAAGCTGCCGAAGATATGGCGGATCTGCTTAGACAATATGGTCCTGTATCCAGAGACACCGGTCATTACGCTTCCATGGTTGTGATCTGTGATACGCCAACTGATCTGAAAGATCATACAACGGTAGAGCAATATCAGACGTTATTCTGGCAAATGCTTAATCGGGTAAGTTCACACGATACCGAGCCGTGGCCAGAACATATTTCAACCGATCCTCATGATTCATCATGGGAATTTTGCTTTGGCGGAGAGCCTTACTTTTGTTTCTGTGCAACTCCTGCACATGAACTCCGAGCCAGCCGGCATTTTCCTTATCTCATGTTTGCTTTTCAACCACGGTGGGTATTCGAATCCATTAATGACAATACCCCTCTTGGCCGTAAAATGAAAACCTTGATTCGCAAACGTCTCGCTGCGTATGATGCTGTACCTGCTCACCCTTCGCTGATGTGGTATGGTCAGCAAGATAATCTGGAATGGAAACAGTATTTCTTGCCTGATGATGAGCAGACACCCTCCAAATGTCCATTCATGCGGATGAAGCAAGCCCTAGGCAAGTTGACGAAATAATCTTAAAGCACTCATTAATCCGTTGTGCGACATCCACGAAAGTTGCTGAAAGGTACTTATGGTTTGGATGGTGCTGACTGCGGTGGTTTCGAGCCACGAACCTTATGAACAACATACGTGATGATCCCAAGAAATACGACAAGTCCCACACTTGCCAGCAGACCCGTTCTGCTGGCTTTTTCCATCGCTGTTCCGGCCACAGCGGCCACAATTAATACCATGGCAATCCACACTTTGATGCGATTCCACTTCACAGGCTTCATTTTTTTAATGTACGTGATGCAGATGAGCAGCCATGTATACATTAATACCAGACTACCTGCTGTCGTCACATATTCAAACAAACTCTTGGGCATCCATAATGCCATCAAGGTAGACAGGACTAATCCAGCCGCTGTACAGCACAATGCCTGAAGTGGCATGTCCTTTTTTCCCCAGGTCTTCGTGAACAGCTTTGGTGCATCTCCATCTTCTGCGAGTTTCACCAACATGGACGTAATGGCATATAACGAAGCCACCATCGTCGAGAATCCGGCTATAATCAGAATTCCGTTGAGAATGTGGACCACAACGGTTAATCCAATGGTTGACATGGCTTTGACAAGCGGGCTTTCATCTGGAGTTAACTGAGTTGAAGGCACAAGCAACAGGATCAACGCAATTGAAATCACATAGAGTGTACTCACCGATAATAACATTACTCGACCTGATTTCACTGCATCTTTTGGTTCTTTCAGGTTAGCTGCCATCAACCCCATAACCTCGATCCCGGCAAAAGCAAAGAATGCATAGATGAAACCGGTCCATACGCCTTTACCCCCATGCGGGAACCACTCATTCTTCAATTGCTCTGGTGTCACTTTTACCGGTAGCCAACCTAGACAAGCCGCTCCTGCTATAGCTATAAATGCAACCGTTGCAGCAAGTTTGATTACAGCAAGAATATTCTCCGTTTTGGTTAATCCCTTTGCTCCCAGTGCAGCAATGAAGAGACCTATAGCGGCATAGATCGCAACAAATGTCCAAAGCGGAAACTTGGGAAACCAGAATTGAGAGAACAGCCCAAGTGCCGTTAATGAGCTGCCCATGATGAGCATTTCAGAGAACCAGTACATCCATCCACTACCAAAACCAGCCCAAGGTCCGAATGCTTCGCCTGCATACGTTCGAAAAGCGCCTTCCTTTGGATCTTCTGCGGTCATCTGTGCCAGCGCACCAAATACAAAGTAAGTACCTGCTGCCGCCAGCACCAACAATATAAGTACGGATATCCCAGCCCAATGAATCGCCAGACTGGTCCCTAGAAAAAATCCCGTTCCCAGTGTGCAACCCGCGCCAAACAGGGATAAGCTGACCCAACTTAGTTTTTCGTCGTCGTTTTTACGGTGTTGCTGACTTTTCATGAAGCTCCTCCTTCTACCTTATCCCCTTACGATTTACAGGTCATGGAGGTTTTATGTCTGTATTGCCAAAAAGAATTATTATTAGTTTACATAATATTTAATATGTTTCATTTATTCTGATGATGCTTTTAAGCTGTATGCTTTTTAAGCTGTATGCTTTTTAAGATCAGAATAAAGATATATTTTCAATTCTATTTAAATCCGCAAAAAAAGTGGTTGACTTCAATCGCTTAGAATGGTTTTCCTTTTAAACATGGTGGTGCGTCAATGTGGCTATATGAGAGATGGTAACTAAGGTGGGAAAATGATCTCTCTATTGTGAATTTTTCATATGTTGAAATTTTATAAAATAAGTCGTTATTTCTTTTAAATTGAACGTAGACTGTTACTTTTTCGTATTTTCTCAATAGCTTCGTCGTTTTTTATAAATTTAGTCGTTTATAAGAAGGGCTGCCTCCTGGGATTTTTCCTTTTTATCCTTTTTCACCAGTTTTCGAACTAGGCTGACGTATAGGCATTATCCCCTAAAATTTATCGCAGCCTCTGTTCGAATACTGTTATGAATTTTTCATATATTGAAAATATTTTATGTTGGTCATAAAAAAAGCCGCCATAAAGGCGAC
Coding sequences:
- a CDS encoding YqcI/YcgG family protein is translated as MAELYSADEINSLYERLPSWQQDAYSQFADMIADENNTYPCVPGRMGFLSGHLRYGFTCDPRSEQAAEDMADLLRQYGPVSRDTGHYASMVVICDTPTDLKDHTTVEQYQTLFWQMLNRVSSHDTEPWPEHISTDPHDSSWEFCFGGEPYFCFCATPAHELRASRHFPYLMFAFQPRWVFESINDNTPLGRKMKTLIRKRLAAYDAVPAHPSLMWYGQQDNLEWKQYFLPDDEQTPSKCPFMRMKQALGKLTK
- a CDS encoding amino acid permease — translated: MKSQQHRKNDDEKLSWVSLSLFGAGCTLGTGFFLGTSLAIHWAGISVLILLVLAAAGTYFVFGALAQMTAEDPKEGAFRTYAGEAFGPWAGFGSGWMYWFSEMLIMGSSLTALGLFSQFWFPKFPLWTFVAIYAAIGLFIAALGAKGLTKTENILAVIKLAATVAFIAIAGAACLGWLPVKVTPEQLKNEWFPHGGKGVWTGFIYAFFAFAGIEVMGLMAANLKEPKDAVKSGRVMLLSVSTLYVISIALILLLVPSTQLTPDESPLVKAMSTIGLTVVVHILNGILIIAGFSTMVASLYAITSMLVKLAEDGDAPKLFTKTWGKKDMPLQALCCTAAGLVLSTLMALWMPKSLFEYVTTAGSLVLMYTWLLICITYIKKMKPVKWNRIKVWIAMVLIVAAVAGTAMEKASRTGLLASVGLVVFLGIITYVVHKVRGSKPPQSAPSKP